From Arthrobacter sp. U41, a single genomic window includes:
- the ilvD gene encoding dihydroxy-acid dehydratase, with the protein MQPSHLVDIKPRSRVVTDGIHAAPARGMFRAVGMGDDDFAKPQIGVASSWNEITPCNLSLNRLAQGAKEGVHAGGGFPMQFGTISVSDGISMGHEGMHFSLVSREVIADSVETVMQAERIDGSVLLAGCDKSLPGMLMAAARLDLASVFLYAGSIMPGWVKLEDGSEKEVTLIDAFEAVGACAAGKMSMEDLTRIEKAICPGEGACGGMYTANTMACIGEALGMSLPGSAAPPSADRRRDVFARKSGEAVVNLLRLGITARDIMTKKAFENAIAVTMAFGGSTNAVLHLLAIAREAEVELTLEDFNRIGDKIPHLGDLKPFGRYVMTDVDKIGGVPVIMKALLDAGLLHGDCLTVTGKTVAENLSAINPPDLDGKILRAMDNPIHKTGGITILHGTMAPEGAVVKSAGFDADIFEGTARVFEREQGALDALDKGQIQDGDVVVIRYEGPKGGPGMREMLAITGAIKGAGLGKDVLLLTDGRFSGGTTGLCIGHVAPEAADGGPIAFVQDGDRIRVDIAARTFDLLVDDTELESRKEGWEPIPAKFTKGVLAKYAKLVHSASTGAYCG; encoded by the coding sequence ATGCAACCATCACATTTAGTGGACATCAAGCCCCGCAGCCGGGTCGTCACCGACGGAATCCACGCGGCGCCCGCGCGCGGCATGTTCCGGGCGGTCGGTATGGGGGACGATGACTTCGCCAAGCCGCAGATCGGCGTGGCGAGCTCCTGGAACGAGATCACTCCCTGCAACCTGTCCCTGAACCGGCTGGCCCAGGGCGCCAAGGAAGGCGTCCACGCCGGCGGCGGGTTCCCCATGCAGTTCGGCACCATCTCCGTCTCGGACGGTATTTCGATGGGACATGAGGGCATGCACTTCTCCCTGGTGTCCCGTGAGGTCATCGCCGACTCGGTGGAAACCGTGATGCAGGCCGAGCGGATCGACGGCTCGGTCCTGCTGGCCGGCTGCGACAAGTCCCTCCCGGGCATGCTGATGGCGGCGGCACGCCTGGATCTCGCCAGTGTCTTCCTCTACGCGGGCTCCATCATGCCCGGCTGGGTCAAGCTGGAGGACGGCTCCGAGAAGGAAGTCACCCTGATCGACGCCTTTGAGGCCGTGGGCGCCTGTGCCGCGGGCAAGATGAGCATGGAAGACCTCACCCGCATCGAAAAGGCGATCTGCCCGGGCGAAGGCGCCTGCGGCGGCATGTACACCGCCAACACCATGGCCTGCATCGGCGAGGCCCTGGGTATGTCCCTCCCCGGCTCCGCCGCTCCGCCCTCGGCAGACCGCCGCCGTGACGTGTTTGCGCGCAAGTCCGGCGAAGCGGTGGTCAACCTGCTCCGCCTCGGCATCACCGCCCGCGACATCATGACCAAGAAGGCGTTCGAGAATGCCATCGCAGTGACCATGGCCTTCGGCGGTTCCACCAACGCCGTGCTCCACCTGCTGGCCATCGCCCGCGAAGCCGAAGTGGAGCTGACGCTCGAGGACTTCAACCGCATCGGGGACAAGATCCCGCACCTGGGCGACTTGAAGCCGTTCGGCCGCTACGTCATGACGGACGTCGACAAGATCGGCGGCGTGCCGGTCATCATGAAGGCACTGCTCGACGCCGGCCTGCTGCACGGGGACTGCCTCACCGTCACGGGCAAGACGGTCGCCGAAAACCTGTCGGCGATCAACCCGCCGGACCTGGACGGCAAGATCCTCCGTGCCATGGACAACCCGATCCACAAGACCGGCGGTATCACCATCCTGCACGGCACGATGGCCCCGGAGGGCGCCGTCGTCAAGAGCGCCGGCTTCGACGCCGACATCTTCGAGGGCACTGCCCGCGTCTTCGAGCGCGAACAGGGTGCACTGGATGCGCTCGACAAGGGCCAGATCCAGGACGGCGACGTCGTTGTCATCCGTTACGAGGGCCCCAAGGGCGGACCGGGCATGCGCGAGATGCTCGCCATCACCGGCGCCATCAAGGGTGCGGGCCTGGGCAAGGACGTGCTCCTGCTGACCGACGGCCGCTTCTCCGGCGGAACCACCGGACTCTGCATCGGCCACGTCGCCCCGGAAGCGGCCGACGGCGGCCCCATCGCCTTCGTCCAGGACGGGGACCGGATCCGCGTGGACATCGCCGCCCGCACGTTCGACCTGCTGGTGGACGACACGGAGCTCGAATCCCGCAAGGAAGGCTGGGAACCGATCCCGGCCAAGTTCACCAAGGGCGTGCTCGCCAAGTACGCCAAGCTCGTCCACAGCGCCTCGACCGGCGCATACTGCGGGTAA
- a CDS encoding DUF6671 family protein → MVSTESGNSTPRSVYAGERISLLTQHGKERVIVPVLERALGCRLEHVTGYDTDLLGTFTRDIPRAGTQLEAARRKARVGMELSGLPLGIANEGSFGPDPYMGMFPWNVELMIWIDRERGLEVVGTAEGETNFFHLLTADWAEAQGFARESKFPGHHLVVRPEGGHDHRIRKGIASWPELERDFSKALARSANGKVFLETDMRAHANPTRMETIRRAAEDLAQKLRSRCPACDTPGFWKVERVAGLPCKVCGAPTNETRAEIDGCLTCEHRSTRDVTDPPRADPRFCNYCNP, encoded by the coding sequence GTGGTCAGCACTGAGTCCGGTAATTCAACCCCCCGTTCCGTATATGCCGGTGAACGGATTTCTCTGCTCACCCAGCATGGCAAGGAGCGGGTGATCGTCCCGGTGCTCGAGCGTGCGCTCGGCTGCCGGCTCGAACACGTCACGGGCTACGACACGGATCTGCTCGGTACTTTCACCCGTGACATTCCCCGCGCAGGAACACAGCTTGAGGCTGCGCGCAGGAAGGCGCGGGTGGGCATGGAATTGTCGGGATTGCCGCTGGGTATCGCCAACGAGGGTTCGTTTGGCCCGGATCCGTACATGGGGATGTTCCCCTGGAACGTCGAACTCATGATCTGGATCGACCGTGAGCGTGGACTGGAGGTCGTTGGAACAGCTGAAGGCGAGACGAATTTCTTCCACCTGCTGACCGCGGACTGGGCGGAGGCCCAAGGGTTCGCACGCGAATCGAAGTTCCCCGGACATCACCTGGTCGTTCGGCCGGAAGGCGGGCACGACCATCGCATCCGTAAGGGAATCGCCTCATGGCCCGAGCTGGAGCGCGACTTTTCGAAGGCGCTGGCCCGGTCGGCCAACGGCAAGGTTTTTCTCGAGACCGACATGCGCGCACATGCCAATCCGACGCGCATGGAAACCATCCGTCGCGCGGCCGAAGACCTTGCACAGAAACTTCGCTCACGGTGTCCGGCGTGCGACACCCCGGGATTCTGGAAAGTGGAGCGGGTGGCGGGACTCCCGTGCAAGGTTTGCGGCGCACCAACAAACGAGACCCGCGCTGAGATTGATGGATGCCTCACCTGCGAGCACCGCTCCACCCGCGACGTAACCGACCCGCCAAGAGCCGACCCGCGTTTTTGCAACTACTGCAACCCTTAA
- a CDS encoding sodium-dependent bicarbonate transport family permease, translating into MIDPIILFFLLGATAGLLRSELRLPAAIYEFVSIVLLLAIGLKGGIELARQPFGSLLPQMLAVVALGFFLALAAFPLLRYLGRFKRADAASIAAHYGSVSVGTYAVAVAYLGSRQVAFEEHMPLLLVLMEVPAIIVGIVLARGLSRETRWRSVAHEVFLGKSIVLLLGGLLIGWAAGPDGLSSIEPLFFDLFKGFLALFLLEMGLITATQVGSLRRHGPFLMAFGIGMPLFSALVGTGLGWVLGLSIGGTAVLATLAASASYIAVPAAMRISVPEANPTLSLAAALGITFPFNVLLGIPIYHALAVWAHTFAKG; encoded by the coding sequence ATGATCGATCCCATCATCCTTTTCTTCCTGCTGGGCGCCACCGCTGGTCTGCTGCGTTCGGAGTTGCGTCTACCGGCTGCGATTTACGAGTTTGTCAGTATCGTGCTGCTGCTGGCCATCGGGCTTAAGGGCGGTATCGAACTGGCCAGACAGCCTTTCGGCAGCCTGCTGCCGCAAATGCTGGCCGTCGTGGCGCTGGGATTCTTCCTCGCACTGGCCGCCTTCCCATTGCTGCGCTACCTCGGCCGATTCAAACGCGCGGATGCCGCTTCCATCGCCGCCCACTACGGCTCGGTGAGCGTAGGCACCTATGCCGTGGCCGTCGCGTATCTTGGCAGCCGCCAGGTCGCGTTCGAAGAGCACATGCCCCTGCTTCTGGTGCTGATGGAAGTGCCGGCCATTATTGTGGGAATTGTCCTCGCCCGGGGTCTTTCACGCGAAACCCGGTGGAGATCGGTCGCCCACGAGGTTTTCCTCGGGAAAAGCATTGTGCTGCTCCTGGGCGGGCTGCTCATCGGCTGGGCGGCGGGGCCGGACGGATTATCTTCGATCGAGCCGTTGTTCTTCGATCTCTTCAAGGGATTCCTGGCTCTTTTTCTACTGGAGATGGGGCTGATCACTGCGACACAGGTAGGAAGCCTGCGCCGGCACGGGCCATTCCTGATGGCCTTTGGAATTGGTATGCCGCTCTTTTCGGCCCTGGTGGGGACCGGACTGGGCTGGGTCCTGGGCCTCTCCATCGGCGGCACGGCCGTTCTTGCGACACTGGCGGCGAGTGCTTCATACATCGCGGTCCCGGCGGCCATGCGCATTTCCGTGCCCGAGGCCAACCCCACCCTGTCGCTGGCCGCCGCGCTGGGGATCACGTTCCCGTTCAATGTCCTGCTGGGCATCCCGATCTACCATGCACTGGCCGTGTGGGCCCACACATTCGCGAAAGGATAG
- a CDS encoding P-II family nitrogen regulator: MQSYTRKLLTVVTEAVLEGTLVRDIDRLNAHGYTITDARGKGHRGVRSAGWEANSNIRIEVVCDDQTAGAIASYLQEHYYQDYAMILFVSDVDVLRPEKF, from the coding sequence ATGCAAAGTTATACACGCAAACTATTGACCGTCGTCACTGAAGCCGTACTTGAGGGAACGCTCGTTCGGGACATCGACCGGCTGAACGCCCATGGATACACCATCACCGACGCTCGCGGCAAAGGCCACCGCGGCGTCCGCAGTGCCGGCTGGGAAGCGAACAGCAACATCCGCATCGAGGTGGTATGCGACGACCAGACCGCCGGAGCGATTGCCTCCTACCTCCAGGAGCATTACTACCAGGACTACGCCATGATCCTGTTCGTGAGTGACGTAGACGTTTTGCGCCCGGAGAAATTCTAG
- a CDS encoding TerC/Alx family metal homeostasis membrane protein yields the protein MLEVSALRWMLTIGLILGLLALDLGLAAARPHVVKFREAAISSILYIAVAIVFGLVFAMQVGWDYGAEYFAGYIVEKSLSIDNLFVFVIIMSTFAVPEKYQQKVLIFGIALALVMRAIFIALGAALLQLFSFMFLIFGLILIVTAVQLYRHRNADPDVQDNVLVRVARRTLTVTKDYEGGRMFTRIAGRRAVTPLFIVLLAIGSTDLLFALDSIPAIFGITAEPYIVFTANAFALLGLRALYFLVKGLLDRLVYLSTGLALILAFIGVKLVLHWGHGLDGRVPEISTNTSLIVIAVILTVTTTASLIKVRRDPTARAHAGSLTAEKPSNPGPTG from the coding sequence ATGCTCGAAGTCAGTGCACTCCGCTGGATGCTCACCATCGGACTTATTCTCGGGCTGCTCGCCCTGGATCTTGGACTGGCCGCAGCCCGGCCCCACGTTGTCAAGTTCCGCGAGGCCGCAATCTCATCAATTCTGTACATTGCCGTGGCCATTGTCTTCGGACTGGTCTTCGCGATGCAGGTGGGCTGGGACTACGGCGCGGAATACTTCGCCGGCTACATCGTCGAAAAAAGCCTCTCCATCGATAACCTCTTCGTCTTCGTGATCATCATGTCGACCTTCGCCGTTCCTGAGAAGTACCAGCAGAAGGTCCTGATCTTCGGAATCGCGCTGGCTCTGGTCATGCGGGCGATCTTCATCGCCCTGGGTGCAGCACTGCTCCAGCTGTTTTCCTTCATGTTCCTAATCTTTGGCCTGATCCTGATTGTGACCGCTGTGCAGCTTTACCGGCACCGCAACGCCGACCCGGACGTGCAGGACAACGTGCTGGTCCGGGTGGCCCGCCGGACATTGACCGTCACCAAGGACTACGAGGGCGGCCGGATGTTCACCCGCATCGCCGGCCGCCGCGCGGTAACGCCGCTGTTCATAGTGCTGCTGGCAATCGGGAGCACCGACCTATTATTCGCACTCGACTCCATCCCGGCCATTTTCGGCATCACCGCCGAGCCGTACATCGTCTTCACCGCCAATGCCTTCGCCCTGCTCGGTTTGCGGGCCTTGTACTTCCTTGTGAAGGGCCTCCTGGATCGGCTGGTCTACCTCTCCACTGGACTGGCGCTCATCCTGGCCTTCATCGGCGTGAAACTGGTCCTGCACTGGGGCCACGGCCTCGATGGCCGGGTACCGGAAATCAGCACCAACACCAGCCTCATCGTCATCGCAGTAATTCTGACAGTGACCACAACCGCCAGCCTGATCAAGGTCCGCAGGGACCCCACCGCACGCGCCCACGCGGGTTCTCTCACAGCGGAGAAACCGTCCAATCCAGGGCCGACCGGCTGA
- a CDS encoding dTMP kinase, translating into MLIVLTGIDGSGKTTAARALVDAARRAGQGALFLGNYAGRRQMSLISARLGVHLPPRLADFLETTVRTLNVLNSHRRARRFPGLVVMDRDLHCQLALRQMHGLSRGRVLPFLIRALPQPDLVIYLDIDPHEAHARVLARGTDSERLEDLQSLDEAYHSLPEFPRFAVIPADGPPSEVLALLQAAIAQACGGPAGEHSPRRPPPE; encoded by the coding sequence TTGCTGATCGTGCTCACCGGAATTGACGGTTCAGGAAAGACGACGGCGGCACGGGCCCTGGTTGATGCCGCCCGCCGCGCGGGCCAGGGCGCCCTGTTTCTCGGCAACTATGCGGGTCGCCGACAGATGTCCCTGATCAGTGCCAGGCTCGGGGTTCACCTGCCACCGCGGCTGGCGGACTTTCTGGAAACGACAGTCCGGACGCTCAACGTCCTGAATTCACACCGCCGCGCCCGACGATTTCCCGGCCTGGTGGTCATGGATCGGGACCTGCATTGCCAGCTCGCGCTGCGCCAGATGCACGGACTCTCCCGGGGCCGCGTGCTCCCGTTCCTCATCCGCGCGCTCCCCCAGCCCGACCTCGTCATCTACCTCGACATTGACCCCCACGAGGCCCACGCGCGGGTTCTTGCGCGGGGCACCGACTCCGAACGGCTCGAAGACCTTCAGTCCTTGGACGAGGCCTATCACTCACTCCCGGAATTCCCCCGGTTTGCCGTCATTCCCGCTGACGGGCCGCCTTCCGAGGTGCTGGCCCTGTTGCAGGCCGCCATCGCACAGGCCTGCGGAGGGCCGGCCGGGGAGCACTCCCCCCGCCGGCCCCCGCCTGAGTAG
- a CDS encoding TerC family protein, whose translation MTVSPLIWAVTIAAILALLAFDYFFHIRKAHVPTLKEAAAWSALYVGLAVLFGVLVWIFGGTAMGSEYFAGYITEKALSVDNLFVFLIIIASFRVPREDQQKVLLFGIVFSLIARTGFIFLGAALINSFAWVFYIFGLILLITAGNLLRPEAHGDDEADNFLIRIARKLFHTTEHYDGDKLFTIHDGKRALTPMLLVMVAIGGTDILFALDSIPAIFGLTQNVFIVFTATAFSLMGLRQLYFLIDGLLDRLIYLAYGLAVILAFIGVKLVLHALHENNLPFINDGQPVPVVEISTATSLTVIVGVLVLTVVASLLSKAGKAQTSINNARRHAVNYLDLEYTADASERERMYRMLTDEESQILTMDPKYRNKAKDIDKIRALVAEAHRQHEEYLAR comes from the coding sequence ATGACCGTTTCCCCCCTTATCTGGGCCGTCACCATTGCCGCCATCCTGGCCTTGCTGGCCTTCGACTACTTCTTCCACATCCGCAAGGCCCATGTGCCCACGCTCAAGGAGGCGGCCGCGTGGTCGGCCCTCTACGTGGGCCTGGCGGTCTTGTTCGGCGTCCTGGTGTGGATTTTCGGCGGCACCGCGATGGGGTCGGAATACTTCGCCGGCTACATCACGGAGAAGGCCCTCTCCGTCGACAACCTGTTTGTCTTCCTGATCATCATCGCGAGTTTCCGGGTGCCCCGCGAGGACCAGCAGAAGGTGCTGCTCTTCGGCATCGTCTTCTCGCTGATCGCCCGCACCGGCTTCATCTTCCTCGGGGCCGCGCTGATCAATTCCTTCGCCTGGGTGTTCTACATCTTCGGCCTGATCTTACTGATCACCGCGGGTAACCTGCTCCGGCCGGAAGCCCACGGCGACGACGAGGCGGATAATTTCCTGATCCGCATTGCCAGGAAGCTCTTCCACACCACGGAGCACTACGACGGGGACAAGCTCTTTACCATCCACGATGGCAAGCGGGCGCTGACGCCGATGCTGCTGGTCATGGTGGCCATCGGCGGAACCGACATTCTGTTTGCCCTGGACTCGATCCCGGCGATCTTCGGGCTGACCCAGAACGTGTTCATCGTCTTCACCGCCACCGCGTTTTCCTTGATGGGTCTGCGCCAGTTGTACTTCCTGATCGACGGGCTCCTGGACCGCCTCATCTACCTCGCGTACGGCCTGGCGGTGATTCTCGCCTTCATCGGGGTCAAGCTGGTGCTCCACGCCCTGCATGAGAACAACCTGCCGTTCATCAACGACGGCCAGCCCGTTCCCGTCGTCGAGATCAGCACGGCCACCTCACTGACTGTCATTGTTGGGGTGCTCGTCCTGACCGTCGTCGCGTCGCTGCTGAGCAAGGCCGGCAAAGCCCAGACCTCCATCAACAATGCACGCCGGCACGCCGTCAACTACCTTGACCTGGAATACACCGCTGACGCGTCCGAACGCGAGCGGATGTACCGGATGCTGACCGATGAAGAGTCCCAGATTCTCACCATGGATCCGAAGTACCGCAACAAGGCCAAGGACATTGACAAGATTCGGGCGCTGGTCGCGGAAGCGCACCGGCAGCACGAAGAGTACCTCGCGCGCTGA